The following proteins are encoded in a genomic region of Acidobacteriota bacterium:
- a CDS encoding MoaD/ThiS family protein, with amino-acid sequence MSVTVHLSGYLRPFSGGETEVHLDGEPATVGDALESLFKLHRALRDRVLNEQGEIRQHVNIFVGGDDVKRIKGLLTPIKGDELHIFNAVSGG; translated from the coding sequence ATGTCAGTTACCGTTCATCTCAGCGGATATCTGAGACCGTTTTCCGGCGGCGAGACCGAGGTGCACCTAGACGGCGAACCGGCGACCGTCGGCGACGCTCTTGAATCGCTTTTCAAGCTCCACCGGGCACTTCGCGACCGCGTCCTGAACGAGCAGGGTGAGATCCGCCAGCACGTCAACATCTTCGTCGGCGGCGACGACGTAAAGCGAATTAAGGGTCTCTTGACGCCAATCAAGGGCGACGAACTGCATATTTTCAACGCCGTCAGTGGCGGTTAA
- a CDS encoding exo-alpha-sialidase, whose amino-acid sequence MAEKGTLLLVGTAKGLFILERASGSDKWSIEGPHFAGLAVYSAFLDQRKGRNEMWAGPASWHFGAELCKSTDMGKTWDMPEKRRIKMPANTKTALENIWQIAPGANDDTLYVGTAPGGLFESHDRGETWKLNSGLWKHKHRKNWTPGFGGLCLHTIITDKKHPNDLKIAVSSAGVYRSADGGETWAATNEGIKAYFMPNQYPEFGQCVHKIVRHPKKKKTLFLQNHHGVYRSRDDGHTWQEIENGLPSNFGFGMTASGSGSVFIVPLEADAKRFTCDGKLRVYRTRDEGETWQPLTKGLPQKNAYEVILRDAVDSVGTDIFVGTKNGKLFGSDDDGDSWKLIEGSLPEICCVKAYSLG is encoded by the coding sequence ATGGCTGAGAAAGGTACTTTGCTATTGGTCGGAACGGCAAAAGGGCTGTTCATTCTCGAGCGGGCGTCCGGCAGCGATAAATGGTCGATCGAAGGGCCGCATTTTGCTGGGCTCGCGGTATATTCTGCGTTTCTCGATCAGCGAAAAGGCCGAAACGAGATGTGGGCCGGTCCGGCGAGCTGGCATTTTGGTGCTGAGCTTTGCAAGAGCACCGATATGGGCAAGACGTGGGATATGCCCGAAAAGCGGCGTATCAAGATGCCCGCGAATACGAAAACCGCGCTCGAGAATATCTGGCAGATCGCTCCGGGTGCGAATGACGATACGCTTTACGTCGGTACGGCTCCGGGCGGGCTTTTCGAATCGCACGATCGAGGCGAAACCTGGAAACTCAACAGCGGCCTCTGGAAACACAAGCACCGCAAGAATTGGACTCCCGGATTTGGCGGCCTCTGTCTGCACACGATCATCACCGACAAAAAGCACCCGAACGATCTGAAGATCGCGGTCTCCTCCGCGGGCGTTTACCGATCGGCCGACGGCGGTGAAACGTGGGCGGCAACAAATGAGGGCATTAAGGCGTATTTTATGCCGAACCAATATCCCGAATTCGGCCAGTGCGTTCACAAGATCGTCAGGCACCCAAAAAAGAAGAAGACGCTTTTCCTGCAAAATCACCACGGCGTTTACCGCAGCCGCGACGACGGCCATACGTGGCAGGAGATCGAGAACGGGCTGCCGTCGAACTTTGGATTTGGAATGACGGCGAGCGGTTCGGGGTCGGTGTTCATCGTGCCGCTCGAGGCTGATGCGAAACGGTTTACCTGCGACGGCAAGCTCCGCGTTTACCGAACTCGCGACGAAGGCGAAACGTGGCAGCCGCTGACCAAAGGCCTGCCCCAAAAGAACGCCTACGAGGTCATCCTGCGCGACGCTGTCGATTCCGTCGGCACGGACATCTTTGTCGGCACCAAGAACGGCAAGCTCTTCGGCTCAGACGACGACGGCGACTCGTGGAAACTGATCGAAGGCTCACTGCCCGAGATCTGCTGTGTCAAGGCGTATTCTCTAGGTTAA
- a CDS encoding SRPBCC domain-containing protein produces MINFDMARDWSTFTRRITVNYPTKAIYDAWAIPSQIERWFLRSAEYVGVDGASKNRDREVEAGDSYLWRWHGYLDDVSESGMILEANGLDKFAFTFTNGCPVTVSIAEEKGETVVELIQSQIPDDPSRHIYIECGLGWAFYLANLKSILEGGIDLRNRNVDIKDVVNA; encoded by the coding sequence TTGATCAATTTCGATATGGCTCGCGACTGGAGCACATTTACGCGGCGGATAACCGTCAACTATCCAACCAAAGCGATCTACGACGCTTGGGCGATACCGTCTCAGATCGAACGCTGGTTTCTGCGTTCCGCAGAGTACGTCGGTGTCGATGGAGCCTCGAAGAATCGTGACCGCGAGGTCGAGGCCGGCGATTCTTATCTGTGGCGTTGGCATGGATATCTCGACGACGTCAGCGAGAGCGGAATGATTCTCGAAGCCAACGGCCTCGATAAGTTTGCGTTCACGTTCACCAATGGCTGCCCCGTCACGGTATCGATCGCCGAAGAAAAAGGTGAAACTGTCGTCGAACTGATCCAAAGTCAGATACCTGACGATCCCTCTCGACATATTTACATCGAATGCGGTCTCGGGTGGGCATTTTATCTTGCAAATCTCAAATCGATCCTCGAAGGCGGCATCGATCTCAGAAACAGAAATGTCGACATCAAGGATGTTGTAAACGCTTAG
- a CDS encoding DUF853 family protein — translation MSEPILVAKKDANEFYLLPQMANRHGVITGATGTGKTVTLQKLAEGFSSRGVPVFMADIKGDLTGVTQAGGGNAKIDARNELLGITPAFEGFPATVWDVFGKQGHPLRATVSEMGPLLIARLLQLNDTQEGVLSIAFKFADDNGLMLIDLKDLQALMQFVGESAAELTLQYGNVSAASVGAIQRGLLQIDEQGGDLFFGEPAVKLDDFMQSVGGKGVLNLLAADQLINSPKLYSTFLLWLLSELFEELPEAGDLEKPKLVFFFDEAHLLFSDAPQALIDKVEQVVRLIRSKGVGVYFVTQNPADIPEKVLAQLGNRVQHALRAYTPQEQKGVRAAASSFRVNPALDTETVITELGVGEVLISTLDEKGVPTMVDRAFVVPPAGHIGPILPEQRAALIANSLVAGVYETPIDRESAFEMLKVKSDARLAEQQLAAEQAAIEKQQAEAVKAEKAAARAPDTVWESIGKSAVRSATSSIGRSLGTKLVRGVLGGLLGGKKSWF, via the coding sequence ATGAGCGAACCAATACTCGTTGCAAAAAAGGATGCAAACGAATTCTATCTTTTGCCGCAGATGGCCAATCGTCACGGCGTTATTACGGGGGCGACCGGAACGGGTAAGACAGTTACCCTGCAGAAGCTGGCCGAGGGCTTTAGCTCACGCGGTGTGCCTGTTTTTATGGCCGATATCAAGGGCGACCTGACCGGTGTGACACAGGCCGGCGGCGGCAATGCCAAGATCGACGCCCGCAACGAACTGCTCGGCATCACGCCCGCGTTCGAAGGCTTTCCTGCGACGGTCTGGGATGTTTTCGGCAAGCAAGGCCATCCGCTGCGGGCGACCGTTTCGGAAATGGGCCCGCTGCTGATCGCACGGCTTTTGCAGCTCAACGACACACAGGAAGGCGTGCTTTCGATCGCGTTCAAGTTTGCTGATGACAACGGCCTGATGCTGATCGACCTCAAGGACCTGCAGGCGTTGATGCAGTTCGTCGGTGAAAGTGCGGCGGAGTTGACGCTCCAATACGGCAACGTTTCGGCGGCGTCGGTCGGTGCGATCCAACGTGGCCTGCTCCAGATCGATGAGCAGGGCGGCGACCTTTTCTTTGGCGAGCCGGCCGTAAAACTCGACGATTTTATGCAAAGCGTCGGCGGCAAAGGCGTGCTGAATCTGCTCGCTGCCGATCAATTGATCAACTCGCCGAAGCTCTATTCGACGTTTTTGCTCTGGCTGCTTTCCGAATTGTTCGAGGAACTGCCCGAGGCAGGTGACCTTGAAAAGCCAAAACTCGTGTTCTTCTTCGACGAGGCCCATTTACTGTTTTCTGACGCTCCGCAGGCACTGATCGATAAGGTCGAGCAGGTCGTTCGGCTTATTCGATCGAAGGGCGTCGGTGTATATTTTGTCACGCAAAATCCGGCTGACATTCCCGAGAAGGTCCTGGCACAGCTCGGCAACCGCGTTCAGCACGCTCTGCGAGCGTATACGCCGCAGGAGCAGAAAGGCGTCAGAGCGGCCGCGTCGTCGTTTCGTGTTAATCCGGCCCTCGACACCGAGACGGTCATCACCGAGCTTGGCGTCGGCGAAGTTCTGATCTCGACGCTCGACGAAAAGGGCGTTCCGACGATGGTCGACCGGGCGTTCGTTGTTCCTCCGGCAGGACACATCGGGCCGATCTTGCCCGAGCAGCGTGCGGCCTTGATCGCAAATTCGCTCGTTGCAGGTGTCTATGAAACACCGATCGACCGCGAATCGGCTTTTGAAATGCTCAAGGTAAAATCTGACGCACGGCTTGCCGAACAGCAGCTCGCCGCCGAGCAGGCCGCGATCGAAAAACAGCAAGCCGAGGCGGTAAAAGCCGAAAAGGCCGCCGCTCGTGCCCCCGATACCGTTTGGGAATCGATCGGCAAGAGTGCCGTCCGCAGCGCAACCAGCAGCATCGGCCGTTCGCTCGGCACTAAGCTGGTTCGCGGCGTGCTTGGCGGATTGCTCGGCGGCAAGAAGAGCTGGTTTTGA
- a CDS encoding DUF3052 family protein, producing MTTGYSGTPLAKKLGIKDGFLVMTQNAPDNYSELVAPLPDSVSITDSSAADADLIHLFTNSRDELFGKLAECIRLIKQDGSIWVSWYKKAAKLPTEITEDTIREAAFPLGLVDVKVCAFDEKWSGLKLVIRKENRI from the coding sequence ATGACCACAGGCTATTCAGGAACACCGCTCGCAAAGAAACTTGGCATCAAGGACGGCTTTCTGGTCATGACGCAGAATGCCCCGGATAATTATTCCGAGCTCGTCGCACCGCTGCCCGACTCGGTTTCGATCACAGATAGTTCGGCGGCCGACGCGGATCTCATCCATCTATTTACCAACAGCCGCGACGAATTATTCGGGAAACTTGCCGAGTGTATTCGCCTGATCAAACAAGACGGCTCGATCTGGGTCTCGTGGTATAAAAAGGCCGCGAAACTGCCGACGGAGATCACCGAGGACACGATTCGCGAGGCGGCATTTCCGCTGGGGCTGGTCGATGTAAAGGTCTGTGCGTTCGATGAGAAATGGTCGGGGCTAAAATTGGTTATTCGCAAGGAAAATCGTATATAA
- a CDS encoding sodium-translocating pyrophosphatase encodes MNEYVIYLVPALGVLGLLVMAFKSAWVGKQDAGDEKMQELAGYIADGAMAFLKAEWRVLSIFVLFTSVLLAYSGTIHEVNGKEIHSSWLIAIAFIIGAVFSATAGYIGMKVATKANVRTTQAARTSLKQALRVSFTGGTVMGLGVAGLAVFGLGGLFILFLAIFQGLGANQIKTAIEVLTGFSLGAESIALFARVGGGIYTKAADVGADLVGKVEAGIPEDDVRNPATIADNVGDNVGDVAGMGADLFGSYVATILATMVLGQEIKVTDNFGGMSPILLPMVICGLGIIFSIIGCAMVRIKDDKSSVQNALNIGNWASIILTVIASYFVVMWMLPENLAWANSARGTAFTRNGVFGAIVVGSIVGAIMSIVTEYFTAMGKKPVLSIVRQSSTGHATNIIGGLSVGMKSTVIPVLTLAGGIIASYYFAGLYGVAIAAAGMMATTAMQLAIDAFGPIADNAGGIAEMSQLPPEVRERTDNLDAVGNTTAATGKGFAIASAALTSLALFAAFVGMAGIDRIDIYKANVLAGLFVGGMIPFIFSALCIQAVGKAAMEMVEEVRRQFREIPGIMEYKAKPEYEKCVAISTNASIKQMIMPGAIALITPVLVGFTFGPEVLGGLLAGVTVSGVLMGIFQSNAGGAWDNAKKSFEKGVEINGEMFYKGSEPHKASVTGDTVGDPFKDTSGPSMNILIKLMSIVSLVIAPFIAGISR; translated from the coding sequence ATGAACGAATACGTAATTTACTTGGTGCCCGCATTAGGGGTCTTGGGTTTGCTGGTAATGGCATTTAAGTCGGCTTGGGTCGGTAAGCAGGATGCCGGTGACGAGAAAATGCAGGAACTCGCCGGCTATATCGCCGACGGAGCAATGGCGTTTTTGAAAGCAGAATGGCGGGTGCTCAGCATTTTCGTGCTGTTCACGTCGGTTCTACTTGCATATTCCGGCACGATCCACGAAGTAAACGGCAAAGAGATCCATTCGAGCTGGCTGATCGCGATCGCCTTTATCATCGGAGCAGTTTTCTCCGCGACCGCAGGCTATATCGGAATGAAGGTCGCGACCAAAGCTAACGTCCGCACGACGCAGGCTGCCCGCACAAGCCTGAAACAGGCATTGAGAGTGTCATTCACCGGCGGGACGGTAATGGGCCTCGGCGTCGCCGGTCTTGCTGTCTTTGGCCTCGGTGGCCTGTTCATCCTTTTCCTCGCCATCTTCCAGGGACTCGGCGCCAATCAAATCAAGACGGCGATCGAAGTGTTGACGGGATTCTCGCTCGGTGCCGAGTCGATCGCACTGTTCGCACGTGTCGGCGGCGGCATTTACACCAAGGCGGCTGACGTCGGTGCCGATCTCGTCGGAAAGGTCGAGGCCGGAATTCCGGAGGACGATGTCCGCAACCCCGCAACGATCGCCGATAACGTCGGTGACAACGTCGGCGATGTCGCCGGTATGGGTGCCGACCTGTTTGGTTCGTATGTAGCGACTATCCTCGCAACAATGGTCCTCGGACAAGAGATAAAGGTAACTGACAATTTCGGCGGCATGTCGCCGATCCTTTTGCCGATGGTCATCTGCGGACTTGGTATTATCTTCTCGATCATCGGCTGCGCAATGGTCAGGATCAAGGACGACAAATCGAGCGTTCAAAACGCACTCAACATCGGCAACTGGGCGTCGATCATCCTGACGGTGATCGCATCGTACTTTGTCGTCATGTGGATGCTGCCCGAAAACCTGGCGTGGGCCAACTCCGCACGTGGAACCGCTTTCACCCGCAACGGTGTATTCGGCGCGATCGTCGTCGGCAGCATCGTCGGAGCGATCATGAGTATCGTCACCGAATATTTCACCGCAATGGGCAAAAAGCCGGTGCTGTCGATCGTCCGCCAGTCATCGACCGGGCACGCGACCAACATCATCGGCGGCCTTTCGGTCGGCATGAAATCGACCGTCATTCCGGTCTTGACGCTCGCCGGCGGTATCATCGCTTCGTACTATTTTGCGGGCCTTTACGGTGTCGCGATCGCGGCAGCCGGTATGATGGCGACCACCGCAATGCAGCTCGCGATCGATGCTTTCGGACCGATCGCCGACAACGCCGGCGGCATTGCCGAAATGAGCCAGTTGCCTCCTGAGGTTCGCGAACGCACCGACAATCTCGATGCCGTCGGCAACACGACAGCCGCAACCGGCAAAGGATTTGCCATCGCGTCAGCCGCTCTGACATCGCTCGCTTTGTTCGCGGCATTCGTTGGAATGGCAGGGATCGACCGTATCGACATTTACAAGGCAAACGTACTCGCCGGACTGTTCGTCGGTGGTATGATACCTTTCATTTTCTCGGCGTTGTGCATCCAGGCCGTCGGCAAGGCCGCGATGGAAATGGTCGAGGAGGTCCGCCGCCAGTTCCGCGAAATTCCGGGCATCATGGAATACAAAGCCAAGCCGGAATATGAAAAATGCGTGGCCATTTCGACCAACGCATCGATCAAACAGATGATCATGCCCGGAGCGATCGCGTTGATCACGCCGGTACTCGTCGGATTTACGTTCGGCCCTGAGGTCTTGGGCGGACTGCTCGCCGGTGTCACTGTTTCGGGTGTACTGATGGGAATTTTCCAATCGAACGCCGGCGGTGCCTGGGACAATGCCAAGAAATCGTTCGAGAAGGGCGTCGAGATCAACGGCGAGATGTTTTACAAAGGCTCAGAGCCGCACAAGGCTTCTGTGACCGGCGACACGGTCGGCGATCCGTTCAAGGACACCTCGGGGCCGTCGATGAACATTCTCATCAAGCTGATGTCGATCGTCTCGCTCGTCATAGCTCCGTTCATAGCCGGCATAAGCCGATAG
- a CDS encoding DUF3828 domain-containing protein: MKIKALITLALLLAFASIGLAQAKSAKTTNPNVIIKNLYKAQKAGTGPFFQTKSRVVIDKYFTKDLADLIWKDAKEANGEVGKLDFDPLFGVQDNTHTDFVIMDTGWGGDAKFGPATEAVVQVTFKLSGKETMVSFRFRQQKNKLWKIYDIRYPGDGDDRFLKAILSAN, encoded by the coding sequence ATGAAAATTAAAGCGTTAATTACTCTCGCACTTTTGTTGGCGTTCGCATCGATCGGTCTTGCACAGGCTAAATCGGCCAAGACGACCAATCCGAACGTCATCATCAAGAACCTCTACAAAGCCCAAAAGGCCGGAACAGGGCCGTTCTTTCAGACGAAGAGCCGTGTCGTCATCGACAAATATTTCACCAAGGATCTTGCCGATCTGATCTGGAAAGACGCCAAAGAGGCGAACGGCGAAGTCGGCAAACTCGATTTTGATCCGCTCTTCGGCGTACAGGACAATACGCACACCGACTTTGTCATCATGGACACGGGCTGGGGCGGCGACGCCAAATTCGGCCCCGCGACCGAAGCAGTCGTCCAGGTCACATTCAAACTGAGCGGCAAAGAAACGATGGTTTCATTCCGCTTTCGCCAGCAGAAAAACAAGCTCTGGAAGATCTACGACATCCGCTATCCCGGCGACGGCGATGATAGATTTCTGAAAGCGATCTTGTCGGCCAACTGA